TGCTGACTATTTGATAATTATAATGACACCTATTAAtcaaaattgcataaaaattattataatatcgTAAGATAATTAACATTATTTGCAGCTAGGGTTAAGATACGCTATGACAGTATGCGCATAATTAGGTAATTATGTATGAAAAAGTGGACAAAAAAGGGTACTTTATATAATGGAAaaggaggattttttttttctattgtttgtATTTGCTGGCGATTTGGTTCCCCCttggaaactctctctctctctctctctagacccTAACTTGCCTTTTGCCTTTCCAAGAGCTTTTTTGAGTGACAAAAAAAGATCAAGGATAGAATAATGGTTGTTGCTGCATTGTGAAAAGCTTGTATAGTAAGTTTCTATGGTTTGTATTTAATTTGAGCCGTAAGTACTTTTCATATCTGCTTCAAATTGACTTACCTTAAGGGATTCTTGTGGAAGAGGAAAGAATTTCACGTGATGATGATTATTTGTGTACCGAGGGTTATCGTTTGGATAATTTGATTTACTCATGTATCACTACAGctgattttttaatcaaattcttcTACGTGTTGATCAACTGATGAAAAACGCATCACTTATTTTTTACCCCCATAATGGAcctaataaaattgaaattacaaatgGTTATAAGTATGTGAACCTCCGTGTGTCGGCATCGAATTTACATAGCAAAATTCATCTAGAGCAAGAAAGGCAATTGGAGGTAGGTGTAATTTGCACCTAATTTTGCATCCCTTGATTCTCGAAAATTGAAGCATGTGTTTTCGGAATTGGTCGAGAGcagtaattgttttttttttttggcctccAGAACCCCGTATAGAGAGAGTTCTTGCTGTATGTGTCTTTAAAATTGGTGTTGCATTAGTTACTAGAATTGAAACATTCCATAACAGATGTGATGCAATCGCATTGATCACTCTCCACATCCTTTTTTTGTAgggcaaaaaacaaaattgcatGCATCAAGTTGATAGGGCTTCGGCTGCCCAATCCTCAAATCAATGGTGGATAAATCTTTACTCCCCATTCGTAACTAACATGGAGATCATGTGATACGCGAGCAAACTTACTACAATTGTGCAACATGTTCCGCACCTattcaaaaaatgcaaaaatatatataatatagcataataaatatatatttgtttcatTATTACACAAAGGATTTGGGCTTtgttgtttcacggaaaatttcaaagaaaatgataatatttttttggtgttgggctaaaacttgaaaataattagaaaatattttccatcatttagTATAGAAAATCCGATCAATCttttttgaggaaaatgatcaaaatgcttgaaatttatttttttctttattttctctttctttctcaacTAAGGATCAGCTATAGGTAGGGATGAGCTTGTCCAAAGTCAAACATGAATTGAACTTGCCAGATTCCAATGAGTCAAGTTAAGCTAGCCTTAGGCGAGGCTTCACCTCGCCAGTTTCAACAAGCTCAAGTTGCGCTAGCTTTAGGGGAGCTTGtcctttggaaaaagaaacaaaaagaaaagaaatgatgaaatagtcaaatttattttatacaagtcaaatgttgaaaaatttgaagttttttttttttctctttttcatgaaaaaaatagtgCCGTGAATATGGACGCTATGCTATTATTCCTCACCAAAAACATAATTATCATCGAGGAGCCgatgatttaaaaaaaacaaaccatCATATCAATGATGGCAAAGTACACACGTGGTCAATGCATTGACGCCAAACTTAGTATTTTTCGTTCAAATATCCTAGATCCAATGTGAGCGACTTTCCTAGGACAGGTCCTGTCAAGGTGGAATCATGcatgacgttttttttttttttttttggtctatgCATGACGTTGAAAGACAGCATTTCGATATTTTTCAATCTTCATCCATTGACTATTTTGACGGGATTTGCTTGCTGGCTACGCCTATTTTCTGCTTGCTGAAAGATTTGGCAGAAAgtggcaattttattttttttgatttttcgtttgAGAGATGAGAGGtagcaaaatttaaaattttcgatACTTTCTACTCAAATTTTGGTCGTTTGACCACTAATTGCTAAATTTAACAAGAATTATAATTACATATACCGATGTTCAACGAAATGTACAAATACATGTACCACCAGCATTCCATGAGAATGCTAATTCCATCTTTCATTTAGTGATGCTCAAATTATGATAAAGTAGATTCATTATATAACTGATTATTATGGTGTTGTTAAATAATACTTTGAAAATTAAGGactataattaatataaataattactaaattgCTAAGTTTGAGCAATCCTATAGTAAACTACTGTAGATTATATTATGTGCagttaaataatatttttgatcAACGATGAATGTAGTCAATTTAAACTTGTCAAGTTAAATACACATCATAGTAATTTATGGTATTCTTTACGAGCATTAGCAATTGATATTTGATGGATATTTTAAATGGATATTATACAAATCAATTGTTTCGTGAATCTAATAATATATTAAAGTTCTCATTATTGCTGACTAGTTGATAATTATAATGACACTTATTAATCAATATTGCATAAAacattattataaaattataagatAATTAACTTTATCTACAGCCGGAGTTAAGATTTGCTATACCAGCATGCacataattagttaattatgtATGAAATAGGTGtgtatacaaaaaaaaaggtattttaGGAAATCTATtagtgagaagagagaaaaattgtaaGTGGTTCTTCGCAACAGGGGAGGCAAGCTCAACAGGAGAGAAATAAAGGAAGGGTAATCAAAGAAATATAGAAGTAAGAAAAACCAGTATTTTTCTCTCATATGTTTACAATATTTATGAATACTAATttatcaattataatttttattaaatactttataaattatttcaaaattgaaaagaaaattatttcgtgctataaaattataattataattatataattttatcacaaaaattgataattaatcttataaaattttcattttagcCGGCACCCAAAACGAGATAAAccccattccattcaattccaactaattttcttttatgatgacCAGATAAAGAAATCAGAATTCTTATTCCATTTTATTCCTACGTACCGAACACAACATCAATATTGCCATATTGGTCGACGCATCCGAAATGATGGCAAAAAATGGCATTTAGTGTGGtgtagataaaaaaaaaaaaaaaaaaatgcatttcatCTCTCTGAAAAGATCACGTGCGCGACGCTTTTTAAGGAAAACTTGATTGATTCGTGGCTACGGCACTCATATTCGAAAACGAAACTACAAGTTCGAAAGTACCTATTCACGTGCATCCACCCCAAAGTGCATGGGGGAACATAATTCAATCTCCACCATAAATTTATAAAGCTTGATTGGCTGCTTCCGACAATAAGATTCTCGCAAGTGAAAAAAACCGACCAAGCCCGACCGACTCGACCTTTTACGCCCAGGCCTAGGCAAGGATTTTgggctttatttattttttattaaggttaatatcacaaaaatatcaaatcgatacacttgtaaaatttttattatatattaattttcattaaatcttGCTGTAAAATGTTCGAAGAGAGTGATTCAATTTGAGATTTCACTCTTCATTTGTATACTAGTCTGTGATTTTCTTGtgataataattcaatttaacgaaaaAAACCTAGGTGGTGGGTGAATTTGTGAAgaatgtattagtttgagaattttgataaaatttgggataaattcgatgtaaatatatcaatttatggATTTtgggcttcattttttttttctttttaagaataatattacaaaaaaaatcgcaaattagtacatttataataaaattactatttgctaattttcattaaattttgtcATAAAATGTTTGAGTTTGATGACGTGACAAAGAGTGTATTGATTTGTGGTTTTTGTggtaataatctaatttaataaaaatcgacggcaggtaaatttatcacaaatatattagtttaagatttttgatgaaatttgggATAACTTTGgtacaaatatattaattttgggaCCACCGCATGCGGTGGCATCGCTGACTCGAGCTCTTTCCCTCTCACGAAAGGGAGGAGTTCAAATCCCTTAATGTCTTGGGATTTTCACgatattaaatttttctaaaatttgagctttatttttaattaaggttaatattacaaaaatctcaaatcgatatacttgtaacaaatttattacatgttAATTCTCATTAAATCTCAACATAAAATGTTTGAAGAGAGTgattcaatttgagatttttactagtttgtgattttctcgtgataataattcaatttaacaaaaactgcGGTGGGtaaatttgtgaaaaatgtactagtttgagaattttggtgaaatttgggataaattcaagataaatatataaatttcggatttttcatgatattaatttttctaaaaaaaaaaaaatctgagtcgggTCGGAGTCCTTCTGCCCAGCCCGGTCCGGCCCGGTATGGCCCGGCCCGGGCAGGAactaatttttcgaaaaaataattccACCCGGCAAATGGGACGAACCGGAAAATGGGAAATAAAGAATATTCTCCGTCCTGTTTTCGAGCCTCGGCCACATCgcgggaaaagaagaagaagaagaagaagacaaaatcctaataaaaaaaggaaaaaataaaataagcgaGAAAAGATTTTGACTGGGTAGCGCGCCACAGTTTTCTGACCGGTTCAGAGACGCCGCCACGTGGCAACGCGTGTTCTTtcaccctttctctctcttcctttctccctCGCGCAGCACGCTCGGATTCTTCCATGTCCACGGCTGCTCGTCGTCTTCTCTACAACTCCCGATTCCCCGCTGCGAGGACCAGCAGAATCTCTCAgattctctctctagctctctctctttctctctctataacTGAACCTGCACTGCGGACTGAGCAGgcggagcgagagagagagggagggaggcgaGCTGAGCTGAGCGGAGCGACCCATCGGCGGTTTCCGATGGAGGCGAGGCACCGGCGGGCGCGGCCGCGGCCGCAGCTCGACCGCCGGAACGCCATCAAGAACATCGACTACGACGCGTCGTCCGCCTCGACCTCCTCATCCTCGGCCTCCTCTCTGGCCCTCGACGGCCTCTCGGTCTTCACGAGCTTCCGCGTCAAGGGCGAGGATGGCGAGTTCGACGTCATCTGCCGCAGCCTGGGGCTCACGCCCGAGGACTTCGCCATCCCCATGGACGCCTGGCGGTCCAGCAAGGCTCGCGATCTCACTCCTCGCTTGCGCCTCCAGAGCGCCGCCTTTTTAGCTTCCGACGGAGACGCCGACGACGAATTGCCGCgcgatggcgatggcggcggGTTGGCTGCTGGAGTGGATAGTATCGAGCTCGAGAGTGGGATATCTATATTGAATGGGAGTAGAAGTTACGGTTCAAGCGGTTTGGAAGATAGAGTTAGGGTTTTGAGTCGTAGGACTCGTTTTAGGAATAAATCAGCGGGCTCTGCTTTGAACGTTTCTCGCCCTTTGGCCGATGTTATCTGTGCTAATCGCGGAGATTGTGAGAATTGCGAAACGGATAATGCCGGGGGAGGAATTAGGGGATTGAGGCCTCCGGTCCTTACTCCGCCGCCAGTTAAGTTGCTGCCTGTTGTGGACAACGTGAGTTCCACTTGGGAATTGTTGAACTCGTTCGGTCCTCAAGAAGGTCCTGGAGGAGATGAGGATTCTCCCGTTTGCCCTTCGAATAAAGAGGATTGGTCGGATGGAGATGATGAGAAGGTTAGTAAAGAAAGGATTTTGCCAAGAAAAGATGATTCGGACTCTCATTTGTCAACTTCTGTTGAAGATAAGGAGTCTACAGATAAGGATGAGGTGGGGAACGCCCCTTCTGCCAACATTTCAGAACTAGTGCCCAATGTTATTTCAGAACCAGTGCGCAATGTTTCGCCTGAGGGGAGTTTCAGACAAAGGATCACCTCATGGCAAAAGGGCGAGCGGTTGGGAAGTGGGTCATTTGGTACTGTATATGAAGGCATCAGCGAGTAAGattcctttgcttttttctttgataatcAGTAAGCATTTTCTAGGACGAAGTACTCCATAATGATGTTCCTTTGAAGTTTCGGTGCCACTTATGAGCACTAAATGGTTAGAATTATGAATACTTGGGCTAGTCATTTGTGGAATTAGAGTTCCAGCATTATTGGTATAGAACTTATTGAAGAGCATACTTGATTATTGAACATATTGATGAAGTAAAGATATGATATTCCAAAAATCGCCTATTTTTAATTGTTCTCCATTGTTTTTCTGCAGTTTTACTAGCTTGAATAGCGggctgttcttttttcttttttgaaggaTGGATAGTGTGATAAATCAGCATGTACAGGAAATATGCTTTGGAAACTGTTAGTTGATTCtaaatgcaaatgctgaaagctaaGGAACTGTATAGTGATATTGATGATaacatctctttttttcttctcaattcttatttatatcatttggaCTGCAAGAATTATCTTAAATATGTCTTGTCAAGGCATCGTTCTCAAAAGAATTGGCATTTATGtcttatttctctctctcatgcttCTCTGTTGCCACAGGGATGGATTCTTTTTTGCTATAAAGGAGGTTTCTTTGTTAGATCAAGGAAGCCAAGGCAAGCAGAGCATTTTGCAGCTTGAGCAGGTATGTGCTTGTTTCTTTCTGTATCTTGTGAACTGGCCCTTAGGCATGGCTACTCGACTTACCTCATTCTTACAATTGCCAAGCTGGCGTATATGCACAACTATTTATAAGTCTGCCGTGTATACAATCATAAATCTGGTGTGAGTTCAACATatattcttttctcttcctttctagTTATACTCTGCTTTCTTTTCAGGAAATTTCTCTTTAAGTCAGTTTGAACACGAGAACATAGTGCGATATCTCGGCACAGACAAGGTGTGGTTCCTTCTTGCTAAGTTGTTTTCTGCAGTATCTTTCACTGTGGCATTAATTATGTTATTGCTGAGCAAAATATTTAGGGGAACATGGCTGTGATTGCAGTCACAATATAGTGGCTGCATCTTCATCACTACATATGTTTGCTGCAATAGCCTGGGAATAAGATCACAACAGTCACGGTTTATTAGCTGTAGCAGCCACTTGTGACATAGACAGACATTTTAGGTCCCGCTCCCATCACAAGAAAagtttgtgatgaattgagtatTCCCTGCAATGCTAATTTTATAAGTAAAGAAAATCTGTAGAGCAGATGTCGGAGAGCCTGTCATGTAATCAATTAACCCTTTGTTTTCTAGAGGTCATGATTTACAAATTAGCTATCTTGCGAACTGAAGATTCAGGTCAAACTCTCAGGTTTAGTAAAAAGGAATCTGACACTTGGAAAAACGTCAGCCCTGATTAATAAAACATTGGGGGGTGGGGGTGATGATAAGAAAGAGAAGGCTTTAATCTTCAGGTATGCTTTGATTGACAATCCGATGGTGCAGATGACTAATTTCCAATCTTTTCGCCCTCGTCTATGACTGGTCGTGGCTGTAGTAATGACAAGGGAGTTCCTCCACAAGTTAGATTTTTTCCATCTGTTCTTGTCCAGCGTGTCATTTAGTTCCACTCATTCTTATGCAACATCATATAGTTCTTAACCTCTAAATAGAGAAAACTAAAAATAGAATTGATCATTGTTCAGGTGAGGGAAGTAGTTCCTATCTTGGTGGCTTCAATGTTTGAGTACCTTtcagttattattattattattactattattattattatttttgtggaCATAGCTTGGCAAGAAACATCAGATTCTAAGAAAGTGCCAAGACATAACTTCCTTTTGGAGATGAAACATGCAAAGATTGTTGCTGTTAAACACAATTTGGTTTGGTATGCCTACAATCCACCACATTGTTTGTGCGAATGAGGGGTTAATGCTATATGACCTCATATTCTTCCACCAGGTGCACTGTGCAGCTGTTTTTGTTGGCACTGCTGCAACTTGAAACCATGACGACCGCTTATAACTTGGATATTTTTGTTGTACAAGGAAACGAGCAAAAGAAGAGCTTGGTCCCATTTGTTCTTGccttattttccctttttaagtTTGCAAAATTGCTTTTATATTGTCATATGATGTGGACTTCTACTAAATTAACCCCCATCAAACAGATTGTCACTAAACATCGATTGGTTGTTGAGGAGGTCCTCAATATCAAAGTGCACTTGAGGAAGCATAACAAACCTCAGGGCCTTGTCTAGGGGCGTCTTGCCTCGGCACATCCAATTGCTGTGGGAAGGGTGTTGTCATGTATCCGATGATTAGTTTGGTGTTATAAGAGGCCTAAACATCCAgaacaattaaaataaagaaaacgtAGAAATCACTGATGtagtatgttttattttatttgctatTGTTATATTGTCTCTAATGTAACTTGTTAAAATATCTCATATTGTTTGTTTATGGGGTTTCGATGGGCCTTATGTACGTCTAGCCTCCTTCCACTTCATAACTTAATCTTTTGGGTCTTAACATGGTTCCAGTGCCATATATCCCTTAATTTCTTTCTGCGCATGGCTCTCTTTTCATCCTTTCTATGTGCTGTTCTTAGTTCGTTTGCACGTGGTAAGGTGTTAAAGTATTCCATATGTGTTTTCAATGTGCTGTTCTTAGTTCGTTTACACGTGATAAGGTGCTAAAGTATTCCATATGTGTTTTCAATGTGCCTTATATACAATTTGTCCTAGACctaataacttgaaatttttgggTCGGATATTTTAACATacgattttcttttctcttcccagGATGATAAGAAGCTTTACATATTCCTTGAGCTCATGACCAAAGGTTCACTTGCAGCCCTTTATCACAAATATAACTTGAGAGATTCCCAAGTCTCGGCATACACTAGGCAAATTCTAAATGGTTTAAAGTATCTTCATGACCAGAATGTGGTCCACAGGTATTATGAGAAACATGCTTGACTTTGCATTTAGTTTTGACCTATTGGAATAGTGATTCACACTTGTCATTTCTGATGGATGGTTAATTTTGGTAAGGAAAGAGACAATAATCAAACAAAGAGCGCAGGGAAACTTATACATTTAGTTTCATAGCACACTTCCTGGGTGCCTTTTGATAATACTTCTTTTACTATCCAAATACTTTTCTGGATTTAAGGGTGTTGTCAAATCTTTGAACCAAAATATAGTGTTATGAAAAGTAGATTTGTTGTGATAATCAGCATGCAACGAAGTAACACTATGAGCTTGTACAGCATTATCTAGCATAGACAGGATTATTTTACTATGCAAATGCTTGAAGGTGGAAATGTAAATTTGCAATATTGTTAACTGTGAGGatgattatgaaaattttaatcttttataaATCTTACAAACAGCTATGTTGGTTTCTCATGCTTCGAGTTCCTTCATCCTGTAGGGATATCAAATGTGCTAACATACTGGTTGATGCGAGTGGATCTGTGAAACTTGCAGACTTTGGATTGGCAAAGGTATGTCTCATCAGTGAAagtgaactctctctctctctctctctctctgctcatGCACGAGAGCAACAAAGATGCATTTACAAATACATCCACATGCGCACCTGATAAACACAAACACACCTGATAAACACAAACACGCGTATAGACATGCACAAAGTGACAGGTGTTGTCCTTTACTTTTCTGAAATGACATTGACTTTCCGTGTTTGTTCATCCAGGCCACCAAAATGAATGATGCTAAATCCTCCAAAGGAACTGCTTTTTGGATGGCACCTGAGGTTTGCACCCTCCACTGCCATTATTTTAACATACTATCATTAGCTGTATTAAGCACAAATCTTTACCATTTTTTTCATCGTTGTTCGTAAATGCAGGTCGTCAATCTAAGGAACAGAACATATGGGTTGGCAGCTGATATTTGGAGCCTAGGGTGCACTGTTTTAGAGATGTTAACCCGCCGGCCTCCATATTCTCACTTAGAAGGAGTACGTCACTAACTAAccctttttttatgttttatatcCTCAAGATCCATGTTTTGCGAAACTAACTAGCTAGTTGCAACTTTTTTGTCATTGCTACTTTTTCTGTGAGCTACTTGGTCGAACGGATGATGTGACAAGCCCATTGGGCCgtcattttaagaaaagaaaatgagcaaGAGCATTACTTAGAAAAGAGAGGACAGAGAATTCAATAATATGTATCAAGAGCAGTCGTGTTAGAGGATATGCATAGTTTTTATGGCCAATGGTTGTTTGGGATTCTGGAGCAGATGGTTATCTAACAGTGTATGAAAACTCGGTTGAACATTTGAGTCTTAACTCTCTGAGGTAATTTGGCGTTGTTGTCTATACTTTTAATTACAAGCATAAGTTTATGGTGTCTGGTGGCATACATTTAGTATATATGTAAATAGTATCCCACCAACTGAAGTGGGGAACCCATATGACCTTTTAGTCTAAAAAATCTCTCCATCTTCTCTTTCACTGTCACATGGTACTTGAGCAACCAAGAGAGCCATCTCTGCTCCAGTCCTGAGAGCAGATATTGATTGCTTCATGTTCCCTGCTGTGCCCTCTCATTGGGAGGTTGTTCTCTGATTTGTCACTCGCCTTCTTCAACCTTTGGTGTTTCCCTCATTGCCTTCAAGTGTTTGAATCAATCATGACCTAAATGGC
This Eucalyptus grandis isolate ANBG69807.140 chromosome 7, ASM1654582v1, whole genome shotgun sequence DNA region includes the following protein-coding sequences:
- the LOC120295736 gene encoding mitogen-activated protein kinase kinase kinase 1-like isoform X1; protein product: MSTAARRLLYNSRFPAARTSRISQILSLALSLSLSITEPALRTEQAEREREGGRRAELSGATHRRFPMEARHRRARPRPQLDRRNAIKNIDYDASSASTSSSSASSLALDGLSVFTSFRVKGEDGEFDVICRSLGLTPEDFAIPMDAWRSSKARDLTPRLRLQSAAFLASDGDADDELPRDGDGGGLAAGVDSIELESGISILNGSRSYGSSGLEDRVRVLSRRTRFRNKSAGSALNVSRPLADVICANRGDCENCETDNAGGGIRGLRPPVLTPPPVKLLPVVDNVSSTWELLNSFGPQEGPGGDEDSPVCPSNKEDWSDGDDEKVSKERILPRKDDSDSHLSTSVEDKESTDKDEVGNAPSANISELVPNVISEPVRNVSPEGSFRQRITSWQKGERLGSGSFGTVYEGISEDGFFFAIKEVSLLDQGSQGKQSILQLEQEISLLSQFEHENIVRYLGTDKDGKKLYVFLEFMSKGSLATLYHKCKLRDSQVSAFTRQILNGLKYLHDQKVVHRDIKCANILVDASGTVKLADFGLAKATEMNAAKTFIGSPFWMAPEIVNPKKRSSQSNRSYGLEVDIWSLGCTVLEMLTSQRPYPKLDKAQALYKIGKGKHPPLPRSLSSDARDFILTCLQKNPKDRPSAVQLLNHPFVR